The window CAAAGAATACCTCACTCCCAAAGGGTAATAAGATGTTTTCACCACCTTCCAAACTTTCATTTCAACAATCGACCCATCATAATTAATAAATTTCTCATATAGCAACAAACGCGCCTTCATTCGGCCAACTCCGTATAGGGTATCATATACCTAATATAAGGCAATAGGATATTTTACAGACAAAAACCTAAGCAAGCCCTGTGCCAAACGATAAATAAAATATACTAACAAGTCCTCTGTATAGGCTACAGATTGCGAGGATTATGTGGCGAGAGAAGGAAGATGAGCAAAAAGCCCACAGGCGTACCTTAGGGTACGTCGAGGACTTTTTGCGAAATCTGACGCGCTCGCAGCCCATTGTTAGGAAAAAGCATGACGAAGGTATGATTTTCGGACAGTCCGCTTAAAAAGCAGTCTCAAAATCATACCTCCGTCATGATTTTTATGATTTTTAATGATTTTTCTGTTGAGTTTTAACTTTTTCTTCTCTTGGCCCAACCGGTGATATTCTTCTGGGGCGCACGTGAAATAGCGAGACTCCCCGGTGGTATGTTTTTAGTCACGGTTGTTCCTGCCCCTACATAGGCGTCGCGGCCCACTCGCACGGGTGCCACCAATTGCACATCGCTGCCAATAAAAACGCCCTCCCCAATGGAAGTTGGGTATTTCTTTTGCCCATCATAGTTACAAGTGATAGTGCCTGCCCCCACATTAACGCGAGCGCCTATTTTAGCGTCACCTAAATAACTCAAGTGATTGGCCTTAGTATCACGCCCCAGAGTCGTATTTTTTAATTCAACAAAATTCCCCACCCGTGAACCCTCTTGCAAAAAGGTGCCAGGTCTTATTCTAGCAAAGGGCCCTACCTGACAATTTTTGCCAATTTTACCTGACTCTAAATAACTATAGGCCTTGATGATCGCCCCATCTTGCACCATCACATCTTTTAAATAACTGCCGACCTCGATCTTAACCCCTTTGCCAATCACCGTTTGCCCCAACAAATGCACTTGCGAGCCTAACCAACTGTCTTGCCCAATCTTAACCGTTGTATCAATGATCACACTGCCCGGATCTTCCATCCCCACCCCGTGAGTTAACCAATGGCTGATTCGTCGATTGCGTTTGATTTTGTTGACATAGGCCAACTCTGCCCGCGTATTAACTCCCAACAATTCATTGGCATCGACCGAAAAACTTTGCACCAACAAAGCCTCAAGGCTAGCTAAGTTGACAATCTCGGTTAAATAATATTCTTTTTTGATGGGATCGGGCTTAATCAAGGGGATCCACTTTTTTAGCCACTCCGCTTTGATCAAATAAACGCCCCCATTGATTTCGTTGATCGCCTTTTCATGTTCTTGGGCATTGACCTCTTCAATAATTTTGACGATGTTGCCATTGGCATCTCTCAAAATACGGCCATAGCCCGTGGGATCGGGCAACACCGTGGTCATTAAAGTTAAGCTGGCCCCACTTACCTGGTGTTGTTCGACAAACCCTTTTAAAACCATCGAACGCAACAAGGGCACATCCCCAGATAAAATGAGTACATCGCCTTTCGCGGCCCCTAGCTTAGCCAAAGCCGCATTCACCGCATGGGCTGTGCCTAAACGTTTCTTTTGCACCACAAATTTTAATTTTAATTTTTTGTCAAAAACGCTTTCAACGTCTTTGGCTTGATTGCCCACCACCAATACGAGGGGCACACAACCTAGGCTACTAGCTTGCTTCACCGGGTAATGAATCATGGGCAAGCCCGCCACGGGGTGTAAAACTTTTGTTAATGAAGAACGCAACCGCGTGCTATCACCGGCCGCTAAAATAATACCTGCTAAGGAAGGCATAGTTTTTTATACTTACAGTTCCGACCGAAGACAATTAAAATAATATTGAGCTAGCTCATATCACTAATTCTAAGGTTACGTGGTCAGAAAGTAGAATGGGTTTGCGTTGGTTGCGAGACCTTATGGGGCCGTTGAAAAATGCACCTTCTGTCATCCCTGCCCCTGCCTGCGCAGGGGTAAACTCCGGCAGGGATCCAGTGATTTCAAACAGTTCTGGATTCCCGCCGGAGTTCACCCCTGCGCAGGCAGGGGCGGGAATGACATTTTTCAACAGTCCCCTTATATAATTCACTCGATATGATCTTAAACATATGGACTAACTTTTTGCTCATCCTTAAAATTTTAGGTGTTTAACGGGTGATCCTTCAAAACTGAAAGGTTCACTTAATCATTTCATCTGCTCATGCGAGCAGTCGGGAGGTAGTAATGAGGCGCTTTGTTAAAGTATCTCTTTTAATATTTTTTCTCACCTTCAGCCTTGGATATCTTCTCGTCAGCTTCAAGGGACAGGCGGAAGATAATCGCTCACAGGTTCAAACCCATGCGATGGATATTATTTTAAAGAAGTATAAAAAAATGGGGCTCTCCGAGGGCGATCTTTATCGAGACCTTTTATCTTCCAACACCTTGTTTTTTGATTCACGCAAAGATTTATTTTTATTCAGCGCCTTAAAAGCCTTGAAAGATCGGAGTGCTAGCACCGAAGAAAAAACAGGGGCCAAGGTAACTGTGAAAAGGCAGATTAATGAAATCTATAGTGAGTTTGATGAAGGTTCTTTACAAAAGACGGCCTGGTTATTCGCCGCAGAAAAAAATTATAAGGCGATGTTGTTTGATGATTGGCTTTCAAAGGCCGGTATGACGGGGCTCTTTTCTCCCGACGGTCTACGAAAGGCTTTAGACAAGCAGGGGGCTGGGGGCGCCTTGAAAGGTAACGTGTCAGAGGGTTTTCCAGAATTACCCCACCCTTCTATGCGTGATTCGATGATCGGTTGCCTCGACGATTATAAAAAGAGCAAAGAGCAGGCAGGGTTGGCAGGCCCCGGTGGTGGTGTACGCCCAGGGGGTGGCACGATTAATCCGGGTGGAAAAGCAGGAATGTCAGGAGAGCCCGGTGGCGGGGGTAAAAGGGATTTATCCGGAAAACACGGCATGGGCACAGTGGGAAGTGAGGGTCATGGGGACATTCCTGGCCCCAAGGGTTGTTTTGGGATCGATATGGGGAAGATGCAAGATTATGCGGGCAAGTTACCCGACTTGCCCAAGGGCGGGTCGTGGGAGGTGAATATTAAAGTACCGACAGCTGATGGTAGCAAAACCGTTAGTACAACTACGTCGTTTAGCGTGACATCGCAAGGGGATGGAACGGTCACTGGAACGTCTAAGACCACCATAACCACCAGCTGGAATGTCGGTGGTCAGGAGATCTCCTCTAGTTCGGCGGTGGGGCCTCCAACAACTATTCCAGATGGCACAAACGACCAACGCTACAATAATGCAATTGGCGGGGGTGAGGGTGTACCCGGGGCAGTCACGACGGCTACGACTACTGATAAGAATGGCGGGACAGTAACGGGAACCACCAAAAATGATGCCGAGGGAAATGAGATTTCGCCTACCACCAAATACAACCCCGACGCCGATCCCTCTAACCCTTGCGGGCCTGATGTGGCCGGCTTTGCGGCCTGTGTCATGGGCACCCAAGGGAAAACGGCAAAGCAAGAATTTCAGGACATGGTGAGTGAGTGCGTCTTTTATGTTTACGAGGAGTGTAGCAGCAGTGGTTGCGAGGTTAAAAAGACCAAAACCCCTCCACCCGAGGGAGGAGAGGCCTACCAAACTGTAGGTGGTGGAGGGGGTGAAGGGGGGAGCGGAAAACCGCCGAGTGGGGAAGGAAGTACGAAAAGTGGTGCGAGTCTCGCGTTTTCAACCGAAGGTGCTTGTGCGGGCTTTAGCCCTGGGTGCTACAACTATCTTAAAAACCTCTATGGCTCGGGCAGTGGCATCAAAGACATCGACCCCACTGAAGGGAGCCCCTGCGGCGTTGACGCCAGTGAAGGTTTAGGCATCATCGAGCAGACCTTGGTGATTGACCCCGCCAACCTAAAACTAGGTTTAAGCGACCTCGTCAAGGGCACTCTGGGAATAGGCCAGGCATCGCCTAGCAAAGGGACGGGCGGAAAGGGTTTACCCAAGCAACCTTAAATTTGAATCCGTTTCTTTTTCTTGGCCCAACCAACAAAAGCATGACGGAGGTATGATTTTCGGACAGTCTGCTTAAAAAGCAGCCTCAAAATTGTACCTCCATCATGATTTTTCAATACAAATATCTGGATCCCTGCCGGAGTTTACCCCTGCGCAGGCAGGGGCAGGGATGACAGAAAGCACATTTTTCAACAAGCCCATAGAAAAAAGATATGACAAACAATTTAAAGTTGTCTTCGATGCCATTCGTCAATTAATGGAACCCATACCTAAACCAGGCAAACAAAGGATCGGGTTTTGAGCAAATGAAGCTACACTTATTCCTCCTATTTTTCCTTATCTTCGTCATTCACTGCCGCTCTTTGCCCAAAGTTCAAGTGCCTGATTTAGCCAATTTTAAAACTCCTGACCGCCTGTCAGAAGCAAGTGAGCAAAATTATCGGCAAGCCTTAAATACGCCTGAACGCATGGATGCTATTCAACTGACTCTCCAAGGTTATGCTTATGCCAACCGTTGCTTGGCCTTCAAAACAAACCACCCGCCTTGTCTTTATTTTCGTGCACTCAATGTGGGTATTTATTATCAGAATTATATTTTAGGTTATCAAAAGGGGCTCAAAAGCATGGTGAGGGATCTAATTAAAGTAACTGAATTAGACCCGGCCTATGCCCATGGTGGGGCCTTTCGCGCCCTTGGCGTAATTTATGCGAAGGCACCCAATTTTAGCCCCTTTCGCCACGGCATTACGAAAGATTTAGACAAAAGCCTTGAATATTTAAAGCAATCGATTCTGCAAGCCCCAGATTATGCCCTCAACCACCTCTTTCTTGCCAATACCTTCATTGAAATGGATAAAATAACGGAAGCCAGGGTTGCCTTGATCGAGTTTGAACGGCTTAAAAATGAATCGCAACTCAACCAAGATTACCCCCCTTGGCAAAAAGAATATCAAAAGCTCCAAAAGAAATTGAAAAATAACTAGACAAGCCTCTTGGCAAAGAATTAGACAATCTTTGAATAGTAGTGTCATTGCGAGCGTTAGCGAAGCAATCTCACCGGTCTAGATTGCTTCGCTCTGCTGAGTTCGCAATGACAGAGAAATGACAGAGAGAGGAGTTTCTATGGTTAATAAAGTTCTTTTACTAGGCAATCTTGGTCAAGATCCTGAAGTGCGTTACACCCCTTCGGGCGCTACAGTTTGCACCTTCAGCATCGCCACCAATGAACGCTGGACGAGTAAAGATGGCAAAAAAGAAGAGCGCACCGAATGGCATCGCATTGTGGTGTGGGGGAAATTAGCCGAGCTTTGTGGCGAATATTTGGGCAAAGGCCGCACGGTGTTTGTAGAGGGGCGCTTGCAAACCCGCGAGTGGACTGACAAACAAGGCAACAAACGTTACACCACCGAGATCATCGCCAACAACATACAATTTATTGGCGCAGGTTCTGGCAAAGGCGGTGGGGCTTCACAAAAATCGGCTAGTTTACCGGAAGAATCTGCCCCAGGCCCACAGGGCGATACTGTAGTCGATAATATTGAAGAAGATATCCCTTTTTAAATTATGAAAGAATACGACGTTGTAATCATTGGTTCCGGCGCTGCGGGTCTCACTGCCGCTATTTATACGGCCCGCGCCAACCTCCAGCCCGTTGTGATCGACGGCACTTTGCCGGGAGGGCAACTTACCACCACGACCGAAGTCGAAAATTATCCTGGCTTCCCCTCTGGCATCATGGGGCCTGAATTGATGGAAAACTTTCGCAAACAAGCCGAGCGTTTCGGTACTGAATATGTTTTTGACACGGTTGAAAAAATCCTCCCTCAAAATCATGGTTACAAAATTCAGCTGTCAAGTCATGAGACCATCGTTAGCAAAACAATTATTATTTCAACTGGTGCCTCCCCTCGCCTTTTAGGTTTGCCTGAAGAAAAAAAGCTCATGGGCCGTGGGGTTTCTACTTGTGCCACTTGCGATGGAGCCTTTTTTAAAAATGTTGATCTGATTGTGGCAGGCGGTGGCGATTCGGCCATTGAAGAAGCTACTTTTTTGACCAAATTTGCAAAAAAAGTTTATGTGGTGCATCGCCGCGACACCCTTCGAGCCTCCAAAATTATGCAAGACCGTGCCTTTAAAAATTCTAAAATTGAATTTATTTGGGATTCTGCCATCAGCCAAATTCACGATGTCGAAAAAAATACCGTCACGGGTGCTACCCTCAAAAACTTAAAGACCGGAAAAACCACTGAACTAAAAGTGGATGGTATTTTTGTGGCTATCGGTCACATCCCCAACTCCGCCCCTTTCCAAGGCTTGATCGAATGCGATGAACAAGGTTACATCAAAGTCTTCAAAGGCACCCAAACCAATCAACCTGGCATCTTTGCAGCAGGCGATTGCGTCGACCACGTGTATCGCCAAGCCATCACCGCCGCCGGCATGGGTTGCCAAGCCGCCCTCGATGCCGAACGCTATTTGGCCAACCTAGAATAAGCACCGTCCGTTCTTCTCACTTACAGTGCAATTTTAATACATCAAAGATATAAATTTTTCTGTAGGTAGGGCGCAGGGGGAGCATCTTTTTTTGACCATTCGCGGAAGTGGCGGGGCCCCCAATGCGAGTTAGCCGTCACGGAAAGCCGAGGCCCATGTCATCCCTGCGAAGGCAGGGACCCATGATGGGGAACGCGGAAGGATTCCGTGACGGCTAACTCCATTAGGGTCGCCACTGCAGCGACGGTCAAAAAAAGATGCTCCCCCTGCGCCCTACCTACAGAAAAATTTTTTATTTGTGGCACATGTCTTGCTTATGATTTAATCCATGGTCGTAAAAATCCTCTCCGCAGGTATTCGCGGTATTGAAGCCTTCATGGTTGAATTAGAAATGCGTGCCTCTCGGGGCCACCCTGGGTGGACTACGGTGGGTTTACCCGAACATGAAGTACGCGAAGGCAAAGAAAGGGTGTTGAGTGCCCTGCAAGCCATCGGTTTTGAAATCCCACAGAATAAAATCACCTTAAATCTTGCCCCGGCCGATGTTCGCAAAGAAGGCACTGCCTTTGATTTACCCATTGCCATGGGCATTGTCGCCAGCAGGGATTTAACGTTTCAAAAAGATCTGCAAGACTACCTTTTAGTGGGCGAACTTTCTCTCAATGGCAATTTACGCCCCATCCGTGGAGCGCTAGCTACAGCGCTACTTGCCCAATCCGCCCAAAAAAAGGGCCTCATTGTTCCTGAAGAAAATTTGGGAGAAGCTTCGTTATGTAAAAATATCGAAGTGTGGGGGGCAAAAAATTTGGGCCAAGTCGTCGAATATTTTTGTGGCAATAATTATTTGGCACCCGCCAAACCCATTGCTTATGAACCCACCAACCTGCATCTCGATTTTAAAGAAGTGTGGGGCCAGCAAGGGGTCAAACGGGTTTTAGAAATTGCTGCGGCAGGTTTTCACCCCACTCTTTTAGTAGGCCCCCCAGGTTCTGGCAAAAGCATGCTTGCAAAACGGCTCCCCTCTATCTTGCCTGCCTTAAATCATGAAGAAATGCTTCATCTCATCAATCTCAAAAGTTTTATGACCACCCTTTCATCCCATGGCACCACGAATTTAAAAATAAGTCGGCCCTTTCGTAGCCCTCACCACAGTATTTCCTATGCCGGCATGGTGGGAGGCGGTAGCTTGCCCAAACCCGGCGAGGTCACCATGGCCCATCACGGGATTTTATTTTTAGATGAATTGCCCGAATTTAAAAAATCGGTGCTCGAATGTTTACGCCAACCCCTTGAAGATAAAAAAATCACTATTTCTCGAGCTAAAGAATCTTTTACGTTTCCAACCGACTTTTTGCTCATTGCCGCCATGAACCCTTGCCCTTGTGGTAACTATGGCTATGAACCCTGGTTAGAATGCAGTTGTTTAGCCAGCGATATTAAAAGGTATCGCCAAAAACTTTCTGGCCCCCTACTCGATCGCATTGACCTTAAAACTGACGTGGCACCTGTACCCTATGGTGAAATGGAAAAGGGCGATGGGCAAGAACCGAGTTTAACAATCCGTCATCGAATCGAAGCCTGCCATCAAATACAAGAAGATCGTTTTAAAGACAGTCCTTATCGTTTTAATAGCCAAATGGATAATGAGGCGATCAAACGTTATTGCCAATTGGGAGCAGACGGAAAAAAGATTTTAGCCAAAGCCATGGAAAAGTTTAGACTCTCCGCCCGCAGTTACACCCGCATCCTTAAAGTCGCCAGAACGATCGCTGACCTGGCTCAAGTAGAATCGATCGAGTCAGCCCATTTACTTGAGGCCATTCAGTACAAAATCAATGATCGGGTGATATAGGCTTGCCCTAAAAAAGACCGAGCACCCCCAACTCAAGACCCCGCGCCCGGTCGGCCTAGTCGGGCTAAAAAATTTTTTGTTTTTGGTTGAATTAGAGTACTCCTCTGTCGTCCTCTAATTCAAAAAAACAATAAAATTTTTGAGCCCTCCTACGTCCGACCTCCTGCGCTACAGGGTCTTGAGTTGGGGGTGCTCGGTCTTTTTTAGGGTAAGCCTATATACCAAATAATTGTTTATAGTGGGGGTCTGCTTCGACAACCGAGTACAGACAATCGGTAAGGGTAGCAACCATTTCGGGTTGATTTAACGAACCTTCAAGGTTTTCGCTAATTTGGGTTTGGATGGCACTTTTCAATTGCAACTCCGAAAATGGTGAAGACCCATGGATATTGGTATTGCACAATAGTCTTTTCTTCTTAAAATCTGAAAACAATTTAACACTACGTAATCTAAATTCTTCGGCTACGGCCAAAGGATTTACAACCACCGGTTTAGGGAGGTTAAAATTAGAGGCCAGTTCTCCGATCTTAGATAGCGCTTGAGTGGTTAAATTTTGCAAATATGGAATGTCTTTTTTCATAGTTCTTAATTTTAGTGGTTAAGTATAGAGTTCAAATCCCAGACGGTTAGACTATCGGATGGGTAAAAGAAAGGTTGCTACTTTTTATCAAAAGATCTCCCACAAAAAACGAAAGGAAATTCCCATGATCAAAAGGGCAGAAATTTTCTGTAAGGTGAGTTTCGAAATCGCATAGGCCCCCATGCGACTTCCCAACTGCCCTCCCGCTATGACTGCAAGCCCCAAGACGCCAATGATTGGCAGATCAAAACCCGATCCATCTTTCACCATCTGCCCCATCAAACCTGCCAGTGAATTAACCAGGATAAAAAAACTTGCGGCAGCAGCGGCTCGTTTAGAATCGGCCCATCCTAAAAAGAGCAAAATCGGTGATAAAAAGATGCCCCCCCCAATGCCCACCAAACCTGAGAGCCACCCCAAAAGGGCACCCGTTGGCAAGCCCACCATCAACACATGTCCCAGGCCTATTTCGCGTTGAATGGTAAAAGAACGGCCGGCCCACAATAAGCGACACCCAGCCACAAAAAGAGAAAACCCCAATAAAATAGAAAAAAGCGTTTTGCCAATAACGAAGCTCCCGCCCCAAAATGCCATGGGGATGGAAGTCAGTACAAAAGGCAGAACTT of the Deltaproteobacteria bacterium genome contains:
- the glmU gene encoding bifunctional UDP-N-acetylglucosamine diphosphorylase/glucosamine-1-phosphate N-acetyltransferase GlmU, which gives rise to MPSLAGIILAAGDSTRLRSSLTKVLHPVAGLPMIHYPVKQASSLGCVPLVLVVGNQAKDVESVFDKKLKLKFVVQKKRLGTAHAVNAALAKLGAAKGDVLILSGDVPLLRSMVLKGFVEQHQVSGASLTLMTTVLPDPTGYGRILRDANGNIVKIIEEVNAQEHEKAINEINGGVYLIKAEWLKKWIPLIKPDPIKKEYYLTEIVNLASLEALLVQSFSVDANELLGVNTRAELAYVNKIKRNRRISHWLTHGVGMEDPGSVIIDTTVKIGQDSWLGSQVHLLGQTVIGKGVKIEVGSYLKDVMVQDGAIIKAYSYLESGKIGKNCQVGPFARIRPGTFLQEGSRVGNFVELKNTTLGRDTKANHLSYLGDAKIGARVNVGAGTITCNYDGQKKYPTSIGEGVFIGSDVQLVAPVRVGRDAYVGAGTTVTKNIPPGSLAISRAPQKNITGWAKRRKS
- a CDS encoding single-stranded DNA-binding protein, which codes for MTERGVSMVNKVLLLGNLGQDPEVRYTPSGATVCTFSIATNERWTSKDGKKEERTEWHRIVVWGKLAELCGEYLGKGRTVFVEGRLQTREWTDKQGNKRYTTEIIANNIQFIGAGSGKGGGASQKSASLPEESAPGPQGDTVVDNIEEDIPF
- the trxB gene encoding thioredoxin-disulfide reductase yields the protein MKEYDVVIIGSGAAGLTAAIYTARANLQPVVIDGTLPGGQLTTTTEVENYPGFPSGIMGPELMENFRKQAERFGTEYVFDTVEKILPQNHGYKIQLSSHETIVSKTIIISTGASPRLLGLPEEKKLMGRGVSTCATCDGAFFKNVDLIVAGGGDSAIEEATFLTKFAKKVYVVHRRDTLRASKIMQDRAFKNSKIEFIWDSAISQIHDVEKNTVTGATLKNLKTGKTTELKVDGIFVAIGHIPNSAPFQGLIECDEQGYIKVFKGTQTNQPGIFAAGDCVDHVYRQAITAAGMGCQAALDAERYLANLE
- a CDS encoding YifB family Mg chelatase-like AAA ATPase, coding for MVVKILSAGIRGIEAFMVELEMRASRGHPGWTTVGLPEHEVREGKERVLSALQAIGFEIPQNKITLNLAPADVRKEGTAFDLPIAMGIVASRDLTFQKDLQDYLLVGELSLNGNLRPIRGALATALLAQSAQKKGLIVPEENLGEASLCKNIEVWGAKNLGQVVEYFCGNNYLAPAKPIAYEPTNLHLDFKEVWGQQGVKRVLEIAAAGFHPTLLVGPPGSGKSMLAKRLPSILPALNHEEMLHLINLKSFMTTLSSHGTTNLKISRPFRSPHHSISYAGMVGGGSLPKPGEVTMAHHGILFLDELPEFKKSVLECLRQPLEDKKITISRAKESFTFPTDFLLIAAMNPCPCGNYGYEPWLECSCLASDIKRYRQKLSGPLLDRIDLKTDVAPVPYGEMEKGDGQEPSLTIRHRIEACHQIQEDRFKDSPYRFNSQMDNEAIKRYCQLGADGKKILAKAMEKFRLSARSYTRILKVARTIADLAQVESIESAHLLEAIQYKINDRVI
- a CDS encoding sulfite exporter TauE/SafE family protein produces the protein MGPEIILLAALFLMTAMVYSMAGLGGGSTYLALLVLFAFPFQLVPKVALVCNLLVVTGGFYHFYRAGHFSFKQVLPFVLTSIPMAFWGGSFVIGKTLFSILLGFSLFVAGCRLLWAGRSFTIQREIGLGHVLMVGLPTGALLGWLSGLVGIGGGIFLSPILLFLGWADSKRAAAAASFFILVNSLAGLMGQMVKDGSGFDLPIIGVLGLAVIAGGQLGSRMGAYAISKLTLQKISALLIMGISFRFLWEIF